Genomic DNA from Caldanaerovirga acetigignens:
TTAAGCCCGTCCTCCAAAAGCGTCCTGTAGCAGAGTTCCGCAAGAGCCATGGCAGCCTTCGTGCTCTGCCCGCCCGACAATGCTTTGGCATTCGAGCGCATACAAGCCCGGGCTTCAAAATAAGTGGCTAAGGCATCGCCCATGCCAGCTACTAAGAGTCTTGCCGGAGCTTTTGCTATCATCCCGGTATCTACCAGGACCACATCGGGATTTTGGGGAAGGAATAAGTACTTGCTGAAAACTCCTTCGTCGGTATATATGACGGAAAGCGCGCTGCACGGCGCATCGGTAGATGCAACGGTGGGCACAATCACAACAGGCCTTGACAAAAAATAAGCCACCGCTTTCGCTGTATCGAGGACCTTTCCGCCGCCTATTCCCACAATCACTTCCGAACCTTGCTGTTCGGCTAAAGCTTTTAGCCTGTTTATCTCATTTTCCGAACATTCCCCGTTGAATGGCTCAAAAGTGAGTTTTACCTTTTCGCCCGCGAAGCTTTCCTCTATTGTCGGTCTTGTCCTTTTGATGCCGTTTTCGCTGGCTATGATGAAAAATGAACTCCCCAGCTTCATCGTATGCTCTTTAATGTGCTTTAAAACCCCATTCCCCTGGACGTATTTGCCAGGGCCTATAATTGCCCTTATCATGGCAACCCCTCCTTTGTTAATATTTTATCATATAATGAAATATTTCACAAGATGTCGGGATAGAAATTACTTTTTTTAACCAATTTTCTTATATTTCCTTTCCAATTTTTCTATAAAATTCATAGCTTCATCATATCTATCAAATAAATGAGGTTTCAGATTTCTTATCTTTTCCTGAATTTCTTCGCGGTTATAACCCATTTCCATTAAATAAATAATTGTACTGATGAGTTCTAAAAAAGATGGTTCCTGTTCATTAAGCTCTCTAATAAGATCGGTTTTCTCGGGGAAAACGGCACTTACCATTTTATTATTCTCCAGATAACTTATCAGTTTTTCAGCCTTTTCTTTGTTAGCAGAAAAATATATGTTCCACCAGAAATATTTTCTATTAGCAAGCCAGATTCAACCATCATATCTATATCGTTCTGCAACTCTTGAGAATAAGGTCCAAACAGGTGATATACATATCTTTGTTCAAAGGGAAAACCAAAGGCTTGGAGGATCTGGACAATTTTTTGGAATTTTTTTCTTCCATAAATTAAATTCACACTTGACACCAATTTCAAGATGCTGTAAATGTTTTCATACATTTTTTCTCCGCACTCCCTTTAATATTTTTTCTACATCTTCTTTCAACTCAGCAGGAAAGTATATTCTCCTCTGGAGATAGTTTTTATTCCTTATTGCATCTATAATGTCAGATTTTCTTGAAAGCTCTTCGTAGTTAAATTCATCATCAAAGAAAAATATATGTTTATCCACTTCATTGATCTCATCCTCACCGTTATGTTTCTTACTCGACCGATGTAAGACAACATCTTGGCCATCATGTTTCTTACTAAACCGATGCACGACATAACTGTCTTCATAAGGTAAAGTCGATGTTGTATCTTCACCAATATAGTATTTTGGATCATACCCTTTTTCCCTAGCCTTTTTATATAACTCATTTATCTTTTCGAAAAACGTTAAGCCAAAATCTTCATCATCTATTTCAATACATTTAAATAAACGCCTATTTAAAATTCGTTGAGCAAGATCCTTTAAAATTCTGTCAATTTCACTATAGGCAAGACGGTTTATAATTGAAAAAACGACATAATCATCTAAACTCAAATATTCATCATTCGAAGATCAAAACCTATTTCAGTTTGATTTTCAACCATTCCTATTCTTAACGAGTGTAGTAACCATTCAAGATCGAATCTCCCATAAGATACTCCCGTCATTAAACTATCTCTCAAAAGGTAGTCAATCCTATCCACATCTAATTGGCTGCTAATAATTTTGGTTATATGCTGGGGTCTAAATACTTTCGTTATAACATCTCTAACTTGACGTGGCAACCCCTCATCATAAGCCGCAAGGACTCTGTGAACTTCTGTAGTTTCATACATTATAATTCGATTACTCCACTTTTCATGCTTTATCGAAGAAAATCTTTCTACTACATGCGAAAAAGGCCCGTTACCTATATCGTGCAGCAATGCAGAACATAATATTACATTTCTGTACTTTTCCATTTCATCTATCAATTCTTGGGAAACTGAACGATTTTTATTTTCTCTCATTATTTCTATAATCCTCTTTGCCAAGTGGGTAGTACCTAATGAGTGAGAGAATCTAGAATGTTCAGCTCCGTGGAATGTAAACCAGCTAAATCCAAGCTAAGTTGGCCATTACCAGAAGGCAGGAATTCACATTGGGTGATTGTATTTTGCCCGGAAAAAAGTCGCCTCATCGCATTTTTCCAGGAAATAACCCAGGAAATCGAGGGGGCAAAAGCCTTAAGCGAAAGATAAAAGAACTTTACAAAGAGGTGGAAACGATTTTCAACGCACCCAGGTACTATGTTTCTGGTACGCTCGCCATAGGAAGAATAGCCCACAACTCTCCCGAATTTGCGTCCATCACTAAATACATCCTCCACCACCATCAACTGGAATTTTTTTGCACAATCATTGGAAGTGTTCCATTGCAGTATAATTTCGAAATTTGACCTCTGGCTTTATTTCCGGCCAAAGTCAGGTTTTTTATTTTAAATTGGCAATATTTTAAACCAACCGTTGATTTTTTATAAATATTGTGTTATAAATAAACATAACAATTTATAAGCGGAGATATTATATGCAATTATAAATAAATAAAATAAAAAAGAAAAGGAGGATGACTATGAAATTTTCAAAAACGCTGGCGTTAATTGCGATCCTGCTCATCGTCGTCCTTACTGCGGCAGGCTGCGGGCAAAGCTCATCCCAAAACCAGCAGCAAGGACAGCAGTCGGCGGGGGGCGGTGAAACCATCAAAATCGGCACCTTAGGGCCACTTACTGGCAATCTCGCTACATACGGCGTCAGCACCAAAAACGGAGTGGAAATAGCCGTGGATGAAATCAACAACGCCGGAGGCATCGACGGCAAAAAGGTCGAAATAATTTCCGAAGATACCCGGGGCGACCAGACCGAAGCCGCCAACGCGGTAACAAAACTGATACAGCAGGACAAGGTAATTGCCATCGTCGGCGGAGTTATAAGCTCCGAGACCATGACCGCAGGTCCCATAGCCAACGATGCTAAAGTCGTTATGATCACTTCCTCCTCCACAGCAAAGGGTATTCCCGAGATAGGCGACTATATCTTCAGGAACTGCCTGTCCGATGAGGTCCAGGCGACCCAGCTTGCCGAATACGCAGCAAAGGAAATGGGCCTCAAAAAATTCGCCATAATGTACACCAACAACGACTACGGCCTTTCCCTGAAAAACGCCTTTGAACAGAAGGCCAAAGAGCTCGCAAGCGTAGTCGACGTCGAAACTTACAACGACGGCGAAAGCGACTTCAGGGCCCAGCTCACCAAAATAAAAAGCTTCAACCCCGACGCCCTCTACATAGCCGGATACTACACCGAAGCCGCAAAAATCGCGCAGCAGGCCAAGGAGCAAGGCTTGAACGTCCAGATTCTCGGGGCTGATGGTTTTTATTCGCCCAAGCTCATCGAACTCGGCGGCAGTTCCGTTGAAGGGGCGGTATTCACAGCAGGTTTCTTCCCGGACGACCCGTCTGAGGAAGTGCAGAACTTCGTAAAGGCCTATAAAGAAAAGTTCAACGCCGAGCCCGATATGTTCGCCGCCCAGGCTTATGACGCCGCCAAAATCCTGCTAACAGCCATAAAGAACGCAAAAGGCCAGGGGGCAGAAGCCCTACAGGCCGAAATGGCCAAGATAAAGGACTTCCCGGGCATTACCGGCATCACCTCTTTCACCAAAGAAGGCGACGCTGTAAAAGAAGTTCTGATTTTGAAGGTGGAAAACGGCAAGTTCGTCAAGATCCGCTAATTAAAACGGCTATAAAGGCAAAGTCAATGGGTGTAATAGCCCATTGACTTTGCCTTTTAGAAAGGAAGGGAGCCATGTTCGCCGAACAAATTCTAAACGGACTGACTCTTGGAAGCACTTACGCCTTGATAGCACTGGGATACACCATGGTCTACGGCATTCTGGAGCTCATAAACTTTGCCCACAGCGAAATATACATGACAGGTGCATTCATCGGCCTCGTTATGGTAACGGCATATAAATTCCCCTTTCCTCTTGCGCTTATCATCGCCATGGCCGGCTCTTGCCTCTTAGGGGTAACGATTGAAAAAGTTGCTTACAAACCCCTCAGGAAAGCGACCAGAATAGCCCCTTTGATAAGCGCCATAGGTGTTTCCATATTCCTTCAAAATGCTGCCTTGATACTCGCCGGGCCCCAAGTTCGGGCATTCCCGGTTAATTTCAAATCCGCCTCGATTAAGCTAGGCCAATCCATGCAGATGTCTTCGCTTCAGCTCTTGATCCTCCTCATTTCCATAATTTTGATGGCAGGTCTTCATTTCCTGATACACAAAACCAAACTGGGTCAGGCCATGCGTGCCACCGCTCAGGATAAAGAAGCCGCCCAGTTGATGGGCATAAAAATAGACCGGGTGATTTCCTTCACTTTCGCCATCGGTTCTGCCCTGGGCGGCGCTGCCGGAGTCCTCGTCGGCGTCTATTTCAATTCGGTAGACCCTATGATGGGCTTTTTCCCCGGACTCAAAGGCTTCGTGGCCGCAGTGCTCGGCGGCATAGGCAATATCCCTGGAGCCATGCTCGGAGGCCTGATACTGGGAATTGTGGAGGTATTAGGCGCAGTCTACATGTCCCGCTACAAGGATGCGATTGCTTTTGCAATGCTGATCATAATACTCCTCGTAAAACCGACGGGCCTTTTAGGCCGAAAACTCCAGGAGAAAGTGTAGGTGGAGCAAGTGAACAGCTACTACGTCCAGATACTTACGGTGACGGGAATAAACATAATACTAGCTGTGAGCCTGAACCTTGTCACCGGCTTTACCGGTCAACTTTCGCTCTGCCATGCCACATTCATGGGAATAGGCGCCTACACGGCGACGCTCGCCGCACTAAAGCTCGGCATCCCTTTCGCGGCGGCGCTTATCCTGGGCGCCTTATCCGCGGCATTCTTCGGATTTATCATCGGAGTCCCGACCCTTCGGCTGAAAGGTGATTACCTGGCAATAGCCACTTTAGGCTTTGGCGAAATCATGAAAAACATCCTCCTTAATCTGGAGATAACCGGAGGTCCCATGGGACTCAGGGGCATCCCGAAGGTCACAAACGTTTACGTCGTATATTTGTGCGTCGCGTTGGTCATCTTTTCTCTCAACAGGATAATGCATTCTAGAGTTGGGAAATCCTTTATCGCAATAAGGGAAGATGAACTGGCGGCAGAAGCGATGGGAATAAACACCCCAAATTTCAAGATACTGGCTTTTGTCGTAGGAGCTTTCTATGCCGGTCTGGCCGGCGGCCTTTACGCCTTCTTCTTTCGCTACATCAACCCTAACAACTTCGGATTTATGAAGTCAATAGAGATTTTGAGCATGGTAGTGCTTGGCGGTTTGGGCAATACTTACGGTGCAGTGCTGGGCGCAGCGATAATAACCGTGTTGCCGGAATTCTTAAGGTCTGTTTCTCCCGTCATCGCCCAGTACCGCATGGTGTTTTACGGGATACTTCTCGTCGCCATGATGATATGGAGGCCCCAGGGGGTAATGGGCGAAAACAAGGCGATGAAAAGAAGGAGGCAGGCAGCATGACTCTCCTTGAAGGGAAAAACCTTACCATGGTATTCGGAGGACTTACTGCCCTCGACTCCGTAGATATTCACATAAACAAAGGAGAAATTCTAGGCCTTATAGGTCCTAACGGCGCTGGAAAGACCACGCTTTTTAACCTGCTCACAGGCGTCTACTCGCCCTCCCGGGGCAGTATCTACTTTAAAGAGAGGGAAATAAAGAATCTAAAGCCCTATCAGATAACGAGGCTAGGCATTGCGCGGACATTCCAGAATATAAGGCTTTTCGGCGAAATGAGCGTTCTTGACAATGTTATAATAGGGCAGCACTGCCGCACCAAAACCGGAGTCTTTGGCGCTATTTTCCGTCCCCCTGCCGTCCGAGAGGAGGAAAAAAGGGTGAAGGAAAAGGCCATGGAAATCCTGGAATTCGTCGGTCTTGACGATGCGGCAAAAGAAAAGGCTAAAAACCTCCCTTACGGCAAGCAGAGGAAGCTGGAAATGGCAAGGGCATTGGCCACAGAACCGGAGCTGATACTTTTAGATGAACCAGCCGCCGGGATGAACCCTCAGGAAACCAACGAACTCATCGAACTAATACAAAAGGTCAATGACGCGGGGAAGACCGTACTGCTCATCGAACACGACATGAAACTGGTGATGGGAATCTGCCGGAGGATAGTGGTCCTCGACTACGGCAAAAAAATCGCCGACGGCACGCCCGAGGAAGTGAAAAACGATGAGAACGTTCTCAAAGCATACCTGGGTGCCGCCCTGGACAAGGAGGTAAAATAAATTGCTGAGACTCGAAAACGTAACCGCCCACTACGGAACGATCCAGGCATTGAAGGGCGTTTCGATAAACGTAAGCGAAGGCGAAATAGTAACAGTAATAGGTGCAAACGGAGCGGGGAAAACCACGCTCTTAAAGACTTTATGCGGCCTCGTTAGCGCCACCTCCGGAAAGGTGTACTTTTACGACAAAGATATAACCAACCTTCCCACATCCGACATCGTAGCAGCAGGCATTGTCATGGTTCCGGAAGGCAGAAGGATTTTCCCGCGAATGACCGTCCTGGAAAACCTGCAGCTCGGCGGTTACCTCAACAGGAACAAAAGCGAAACGAAGGCAAATATGGAAAGGGTTTTCGAACTTTTCCCGATACTTAAAGACCGCCTCCACCAGATCGCCGGGACGCTGTCCGGCGGCGAACAGCAGATGCTCGCAATAGGGCGTGCCCTCATGTCGCGCCCCAAGCTCCTGCTTTTGGACGAACCTTCCATGGGCCTTGCCCCAAAGATAGTCCTCAGCATCTTCGACATCATCCGCCAGATAAACCGCGAAGGGACCACGATACTTCTGGTGGAGCAGAACGCCCAGATGGCCCTTTCCACCGCCCACAAGGCCTACGTGCTGGAAACGGGCAGGGTCGTGATGGAAGACACCGCCGAAAAATTGCTTCACAATGAACAGGTAAGGAAGGCGTACCTCGGGGAAGCATAGTAATAAAAAAGAGCCGCGAAATAAACGCGGCTTTTTACTATACTTAATCAGCTTAATTTGCCTGCAGCTTTTACCCTTATCCTTACGGCATTTCCGGGCAGGTACGCCAATGGGATATCCTCTACTTGAACAATCTCTACCGTTGAAGGATCTGCCCCTGCTTTTATGGCCTCATCTTTCGCCCTTTCCTTTGCTATTTTTAGAGCTTCTTCTCTGCTTATCTCGGACAATGAAAATATGCTGTCAATCTCTCCGCTCACCTGAGCAATCGCTGCCCCAAGAGCATTGGCGACTCCGAAATTGTTCGGCCTTATTATTTCGCTCACTCCGGGAATTTCGCTCCCGACTATAATGCTTCCTCCGCCGACCAGCACGAGAGGCTGGGGATTCTTGCTTATCTTCATTTTATCAACGGCTTCTATTATCATTTTCTGCATTTTGTCGTAAGCTTTTCTTGCAAAATCAATGGAAAGGCCCCTAACCTTACTTTCATCCCCTACCTGGGCAAACCCGAGGCGGACTACAACGTCGGTAGCAGTGATCGTATTTCCGCCGAAGACAAGGGCTTCTTCAGTTATCCTGTACCCTACGCTATCAGGACCTATCTTGATATCCCCGCCCTCTTCGCGGATTATGGTGCTACCACCAAGGGCTATCGAGATAAGGTCAGGCATCCTGAAGTTAGTCCTTACACCTCCGATTTCGACAGCAATGGATGATTCCCTCGGAAATCCCTGCGTTATCACGCCTACATCGCTGGTAGTGCCGCCGACGTCTAGCACTAAGGCGTTTTCCAGCTTGCTCAGGAACGCCGCCCCCCTTATGCTGTTTGTGGGGCCACAGGCAATCGTGAGAATAGGGTAGCGCATAGCATAATCTATGGACATCAGCGTCCCGTCGTTCTGACAAAAGTAGACCTTGGCTTCCGTAATTCCCTCCTTTTCTAAAGCCGATTTAAAGCCTTCTGCGGTGGTTCTTGCAACTTCAACCAATGCCGCATTTAACACCGTCGCATTTTCCCTCTCAAGAAGGCCAAGAGAACTAATCTCGTGTGAAAGAGATATGGATATATCCCCGACAGTCTTTTTGAGGATTTCTTTTACCCTTAATTCATGACTTCTGTTTACAGGAGAAAATACGGAAGTCACCGCCACGCTATTGATGCTGTCTCTTTTTATTTCCTCTGCTATTTTGTAAAGCGCCTCTTCCTCCAGAGGGCCTATTTCTCTCCCGTCGTATTCATGCCCCCCCTGTATCAGATAATAGTGCCTTCCTATTGCTTCAACAAGGTCATCAGGCCACCCCACAAGAGGGTGTATCGCCGCAGTGGCAGGATACCCTATCCTTATTATCGCTGTCTTGCATAGCCTTTTCCTCTCCGCTATGGCATTCGTAGCATGGGTAGTGCCGAGCATAGCATACTTTATATTTTTTCGGTCAATTTTACTTTTTTCTAAAACCCTGTTCATAGCTTCAAATATGCCGCTTGACACATCTTTTGTGGTAGGTACTTTTACGCTTTCTATAATTTCCAGATTTTCATCTACCAACACGGCATCAGTATTCGTGCCGCCCACATCTATGCCAATTCGGTACTCCAATTTATCACACCTCCTATAAACAGTTCAGTTCTTCTACCGGCACGTATTCTACATCATACCCAAAATACCGCGGCCCCACCGTCTGTATCCCTTTTTCGCTCCTCCACTTTTCATCACAAGGCAATCCTAAAACAAATGCCCTCTGCCCGTACCGCAGGCCTTCGGTGGTAATGGGTATACCTGTGTGGGCATCCACAACGCAAATCAAATCAGGTACAGTAGCCACTATCTTTCCGTTCCTACGTGCTATCAAATTTTCGTTCTGGAAATTAATTTCGAGTTTTTCACCCTTAAATTCATCTATCCCATCCAGGTATGCCTCACCCCTTACAAAGCCGCCTGATGTTTTTCTCACCACATCTGATATTTTCCCTTTAAAAAGAGGTATCCCTCCTGTCGCATTTATTATAGCCTCGATGGGGTCATCGCCATTTTTGTGGGCTCTCCTTATCACCTTTCCTATCTGAGCAGAATACGAAACTATGTCTCTTATGCCTGCCTCTTTCACCTGTCTTCCCGTCATCGGATAAATAGCTATCATCACCGAGCCTCCCATTACAACGGTGGCGTTTCTTGCGAGGCTTTCCGTCCAAAAATTGTTTACCGTCTTCAGAAGAATCGAGTTTCCTTTTTCATCAGCGAGCACCATAGGAGTCGCAGGTATCCCGAAAAGGTGGTAAGTCACCATCTGAAGTTCGGGAAAAGCCCTCCCCATGCCATCCACGTCCACAAGGGGAACACCTTTTTCAGCCGCCACCATTATGGGGATCATCGAGTTAACTCCTCCTGCTTCTATGGGAAGTACCGCATATACCTCTTTACCCAGAAAACTCTGGAGGCTTTCAAATGCATTGAAAATTTCCCGGCCTGAAGGGATTTTCTCCACAAGAACCGTCGGAGCCCCCATCATCGCAACGGGAACGACTAAAGCTTCGTCTGGGATTTCTTCTACGTCAATCAATCTCACAGGGCCTTTATTTTTTATAGACTGAATCGCCATAAGCTTTCCTATGTGGGGGTCGCCACCTCCCCCTGTTCCGAGCAAGGCAGCGCCCACCGCAATATCTTCCAAATCCTGCAAATCTATGAATTTCAGTTTTTCAACGGCCCTCTTCATGGTTCTATACCCCCCTGCGATTAGGTGCACTGTTTTTTGAAAAAGATTTTGACATACCGTATAGAACGAGGTAGGAAATTATCGCAACCACAATTCCGTTTATAGCCGAGATCCCAACCTTGACAAAAAGAGCGGCGATAAATCCTAGCGCCCAAGATATTATCCCGGCCCAGTTGATTTCGCTGATTTCCGACTCCCACAACTTCTTATCGCCTTTTTTCATTATCCAATAATCGGCAATCATGCTGCCTGCTATTGGAGGTATGCCGGCAGTAAGGAGTATCAGGAAAGAAGTAAAGTAATTCAAAATGCCCATAACAGCAAGCAATGTGCCTATTGCCCCTGCTAAGAAGGTCATGAGCGGCCTTAACTCGTTCTTCATTTTAAATAGGTTAACTATCGCAAGGCCTCCAGAATATGCATTGACCGTATTAGTCGTCCAGGTAGCCAAAACAAGGATGATCGCTCCGACAAAACCGAGGCCTATTTTCGTTACCGCTATTGTTATGTCGTAAGTGCCTCCCACTACCGTGAGAAGTGCTCCGACTACCAGAAGGAAGATGCCAGTCGGAAGTACTCCAATGAAACCGGAAAGCACAGCATCCTTTCTGTATCTCGCGTATCTTGAAAAATCTGGCGCAATTACTCCTCCGACGGCAAATCCGCCTACCGAAAGACCTATAGCGTAACTCCAAGAAAAATTGTCCTTTGGAACATAATTGATGACATTAGTCATCCCGTATGAGGAAATCACTTTTATTAATCCCCATATTGAAAGTATGATCAAGGACGGAATGGCGATATAATTCAAATATTCTAAGGCCCTGTACCCGTAAACAGCAGTTGTGAGCATTATTATGCCCCAAATAAGTCCGCTCAACCAGACTGGAACATTTAGACCAAGCCAAAGGTTTAGAATCTGAGAAAACGCAGAACCTGCCACGTTGGCCTGAACCCCGAACCACCCTATCGTCGATATTGCGAGTATCGACGAAATTATAAACCTCGCACCTTCCCTTCCGAATGCCGAAGAAGAAGCTACAACTGTCGGCACTCCCAAGTCCGACCCCTGCATTCCTTGAAACGTCATAAAAATGATGATTATGACGTACCCGATGGCACCTGCGGCAATAGCTTTAAAAATAGGCATCCCCTGAACGATTGCGCCTCCAACCATCAAAGAGGAAACACATATCATCGCTCCAGCCCAAATAAGGGCTATGTTATACCACGGCCTCCTCTCATTCTCAGGGATTGGGTCTAACGCGTGCTGTTCCATTTGAAAATACCCCCTTTTAATATTTTAATGTGTGAAAGTTGGTTCGACCGTAAAATTTTCTAGCAAAAACCGTGCCAACCTAGATTTGCCGAAATTTGTTTTTTAATTTGAGGAATTTTGCCTTGTTTTGTCTTTTAATGGGGTATTGACATTTCGCATTTATTTCGATTTAATAGAGTTAAATTCTAATTTTCAAGGATTTTATCACTGTTTCTCATTTTTTATCAGTATTCTTTTTATCAATAAAAAATGGTGATATTATGAGAAAAGAATTGGAAGAAGTTTTTAATGCGACCGATATGATTCAAATTGAAAATAGTTGTAAAGAATTAGCCTTACGACCAAATTCCCATTTAGCGGTATTCTCTCCACCGTGCAGTGAATTTTGCCCACATAAAGACGAATGCAAATACGAACTGATAATTTCTTTTAAAATTTTTGAAGAAGAATTTACCTATGGTTTGCCCAAGGGTAAGAGTTTTAAAATACCTCCGGCAGCTTTCTTAAAACTGCTGTCCTTGCTGTGTGAAAGTTTGACCGTTATGGAAGAAAAATCTATCAACTCGGAGATTATAAAAGATGCGTTTCAAATCTTGGCAAGCCAGCTTCAAGTGGAGTTTTTGCTTTATAACAAAAAAGGCGATTTAATATTGAGCCACCTTTTTTTGCAGCAAAGGCCTCTTTTTTTGGAAGGTCTAGAAAAACTTCAAATTTCACCTAACGCAGAGGGCACTGTAAAGACGTCATTTGGCAAGTTTTACTATCACAGGCCATTAAAGGGAAAAGAGCCAGAAGGTGTCTTGCTCTGGAGAATGAAAAGCGCAAAAAAGGCCGAAAACGAGGCCTATAAGACAAATGACCATTTTTTCGCCCTTATAGGCAAAAATCCTCATTTTGTCGAAATAAAAAAACTACTCAAGCATATCGCGCAAAACGACCATACTGTGCTTTTACAAGGGGAAAGCGGAACGGGAAAGGAACTTTTTGCCCGATATATCCATAATTTAAGTCCAAGAAAAGAAAATCCTTTTATTGCCATAAACTGCGCTGCGATCCCCGAAAATCTTTTGGAAAGCGAACTTTTCGGATACGAAGATGGCTCTTTTACCGGCGCAAAAAAAGGAGGGAAACCTGGCAAGTTCGAACTTGCCGACGGTGGAACCATATTTCTTGACGAAATAGGAGATATGCCTATGCCACTTCAGGCCAAACTCCTGAGGGTTTTGGAAGACAGGCGTGTCGAGAGAGTAGGTGCGACTTCCCCAAGGCCGGTAGATATTAGAGTAATAGCCGCGACTAATAAAGATTTAAAGGAACTAATAGAGAAAAAGATGTTCAGGGAAGATTTGTTTTTCAGGTTAAACGTATTCCCCGTAAATATACCGCCCCTTAGGGAACGGCGGGATGATATCCCGCTCCTTTTGGACTTTTACTTAAAAAACGTAATAATCGAACAGGACTGGGGTTTTAAAATTTTCAGCCCCGAAGCGCAGGAAATTTTAAAAAATTATACTTGGCCCGGCAATATCAGGGAATTAAAAAATGTGGTCACTTATGCGGCATCAATCTGCAAAGAAGACATCATCACTCCTGATTACCTGCCGAAATATCTGATGACTGGCGCACAAAGCGAGGTTTACGTCGGGGGCAATCTAAAGGGCAAGTCCAGTTTCGATGGTGAAAAAGATGTAAAACATCGCCTGGAGACTTTGCTCGAAAAATACGGAAGATCTACCGAAGCCAAAAAGGTCATCGCCGGGGAATTAGGCGTAAGTCTTGCTACCCTTTATCGATGGCTGAACAAATATGGGATAAGTAGGTGATAACGTGCTAAAAATCACGGCAGACTGGATTGAACCTCTTTGGTACGGAAGTATATTCCTAGGTTCCGGTGGAGGAGGAAAAAGCGGGCTTTTGGCATCGCTTTTGGTAAAAAATTTAAAAGATAGTTATATCCCGCTAATTGCACATGAGGACATAGCGAGCAGTGATTATTTTTGCGGCGTGGGGCTTCTAGGTTCTCCTGAACTTTCTGAAGAAAATATCCCCTCAGGAAAGGAAATAAAAATTGCCATAGACGAATTAAAAAGTCATACAGGCCTTGAATTTCGCGGCATTACGGTAGTAGAAGGAGCAGGCGTGAACATCTTTTACCCCCTTCTGGCCGCACTCAAGATGGGTCTTCCAGTAGTAGATGCAGATGCGATGGGTAGGGCTTTTCCTGAACTACAAATGACCGCCTATCACCTTGAGGGTATGCCGGTCACACCTCTAGTATTGGTAGACGGGACTTATACCGTCCACCTTTTTTTGGAAAAGCAGGATACCTTCCTGCTGGAACTGAACACGAGGCAAATTGTAAGCGAAAAAGGCGGTGTAGGTTATTTTGCAGGTTTTCCCTATCCTGGGTCTGTCCTAAAGAAGGTACTTTTCCCTGGAACTCTCAGCTTTGCGAGAGAAATAGGAGAATGCTTTATGAAAGCCGAAAGCTATGAGGAACTGATGGATCTATTGCTTGAAGTAACAGCCAATTCATTTTACGGCCCGGTTGTTGAAATTTTCAAGGGCAAGGTGAAAAGCATCTCCGTCTTTTCCACATCCAAATGGAAATC
This window encodes:
- a CDS encoding hydantoinase/oxoprolinase N-terminal domain-containing protein, producing MEYRIGIDVGGTNTDAVLVDENLEIIESVKVPTTKDVSSGIFEAMNRVLEKSKIDRKNIKYAMLGTTHATNAIAERKRLCKTAIIRIGYPATAAIHPLVGWPDDLVEAIGRHYYLIQGGHEYDGREIGPLEEEALYKIAEEIKRDSINSVAVTSVFSPVNRSHELRVKEILKKTVGDISISLSHEISSLGLLERENATVLNAALVEVARTTAEGFKSALEKEGITEAKVYFCQNDGTLMSIDYAMRYPILTIACGPTNSIRGAAFLSKLENALVLDVGGTTSDVGVITQGFPRESSIAVEIGGVRTNFRMPDLISIALGGSTIIREEGGDIKIGPDSVGYRITEEALVFGGNTITATDVVVRLGFAQVGDESKVRGLSIDFARKAYDKMQKMIIEAVDKMKISKNPQPLVLVGGGSIIVGSEIPGVSEIIRPNNFGVANALGAAIAQVSGEIDSIFSLSEISREEALKIAKERAKDEAIKAGADPSTVEIVQVEDIPLAYLPGNAVRIRVKAAGKLS
- a CDS encoding DUF917 domain-containing protein, which produces MKRAVEKLKFIDLQDLEDIAVGAALLGTGGGGDPHIGKLMAIQSIKNKGPVRLIDVEEIPDEALVVPVAMMGAPTVLVEKIPSGREIFNAFESLQSFLGKEVYAVLPIEAGGVNSMIPIMVAAEKGVPLVDVDGMGRAFPELQMVTYHLFGIPATPMVLADEKGNSILLKTVNNFWTESLARNATVVMGGSVMIAIYPMTGRQVKEAGIRDIVSYSAQIGKVIRRAHKNGDDPIEAIINATGGIPLFKGKISDVVRKTSGGFVRGEAYLDGIDEFKGEKLEINFQNENLIARRNGKIVATVPDLICVVDAHTGIPITTEGLRYGQRAFVLGLPCDEKWRSEKGIQTVGPRYFGYDVEYVPVEELNCL
- a CDS encoding cytosine permease; its protein translation is MEQHALDPIPENERRPWYNIALIWAGAMICVSSLMVGGAIVQGMPIFKAIAAGAIGYVIIIIFMTFQGMQGSDLGVPTVVASSSAFGREGARFIISSILAISTIGWFGVQANVAGSAFSQILNLWLGLNVPVWLSGLIWGIIMLTTAVYGYRALEYLNYIAIPSLIILSIWGLIKVISSYGMTNVINYVPKDNFSWSYAIGLSVGGFAVGGVIAPDFSRYARYRKDAVLSGFIGVLPTGIFLLVVGALLTVVGGTYDITIAVTKIGLGFVGAIILVLATWTTNTVNAYSGGLAIVNLFKMKNELRPLMTFLAGAIGTLLAVMGILNYFTSFLILLTAGIPPIAGSMIADYWIMKKGDKKLWESEISEINWAGIISWALGFIAALFVKVGISAINGIVVAIISYLVLYGMSKSFSKNSAPNRRGV
- a CDS encoding sigma-54 interaction domain-containing protein codes for the protein MRKELEEVFNATDMIQIENSCKELALRPNSHLAVFSPPCSEFCPHKDECKYELIISFKIFEEEFTYGLPKGKSFKIPPAAFLKLLSLLCESLTVMEEKSINSEIIKDAFQILASQLQVEFLLYNKKGDLILSHLFLQQRPLFLEGLEKLQISPNAEGTVKTSFGKFYYHRPLKGKEPEGVLLWRMKSAKKAENEAYKTNDHFFALIGKNPHFVEIKKLLKHIAQNDHTVLLQGESGTGKELFARYIHNLSPRKENPFIAINCAAIPENLLESELFGYEDGSFTGAKKGGKPGKFELADGGTIFLDEIGDMPMPLQAKLLRVLEDRRVERVGATSPRPVDIRVIAATNKDLKELIEKKMFREDLFFRLNVFPVNIPPLRERRDDIPLLLDFYLKNVIIEQDWGFKIFSPEAQEILKNYTWPGNIRELKNVVTYAASICKEDIITPDYLPKYLMTGAQSEVYVGGNLKGKSSFDGEKDVKHRLETLLEKYGRSTEAKKVIAGELGVSLATLYRWLNKYGISR